In the Sandaracinus amylolyticus genome, TCGTTCTACGCGCTCGTCGCGCTCGGACTCGCGCTGAGCCCCGGTCCGACGCTCACGATCTTCGTCGTGCCGTTCCTGCTCTGCCGCTTCCTGATGATGTGCGGCAACTGGGGCCAGCACGCGTTCATCGATCAGAACGATCCGGGCAACAGCTACAAGTCGTCGATCACCTGCGTCAACGTCCGCTACAACCAGCGCGCGTTCAACGACGGCTACCACATCTCGCATCACCTCGTGGCGAACCGTCACTGGACCGAGCACCCCGGCGAGCTGCTCGCGAACCGCGCGAAGTACGCGGCGAACGGCGCGATCATCTTCCAGGGGATCGACTTCTTCCAGGTCTGGTTCTTCCTGATGCTGAAGCGCTACGACGTGCTCGCGAAGCACTTCGTCGACCTCGCGGAGCAGCCGCGCAGCGACGAGGAGATCATCGCGCTGCTCAAGTCGCGCGTGCAGCGCTTCGACCTGACGCGCCCCGAAGTGCTCGCGGCCGTTCCGGCCTGAAGAGGCTCCAAGAATCGGCTCGCCTGCTCCGGACCTCCGTCCGGGCGGGCGAGCACTCCAGCTGAGATCAACGCAGCGCGCGGCGGATCGCGCCGAGCGTCGCGACCCGGCCGGGGCCGAGCGCGTCGCGCTCGATCTCGACCAGAGCCTCGAGGACCGCGCGTTCGTTGCCGGGCTGGACGCCGAGCCACGCGAGCGCGTCCACGATGTGGCCCGGCACGAACACCGCGAAGCGCGGGTTGAAGAGCGTGAACGCGCGCGCGACGGTGCGCACGACCGTCGACACGGTGACGAGCGCGACGTTCGGATACGTGCGGCCCTGCGCGATGAGCGCGTTCACCGGGGCACGCTGGGTGAGGTCGGGCGCCCCGCCGTCGGTGATCGCGAGGTTGCCGACGCGCGCGAGGTCCCAGTCGACGGCGCGTGATCGCTCCTCGAGCATCGCGACCCACGCGTTCCACTCCTCTTCGGAGGGCGGCAGCGCGGTGTGCATCGCGACGACGATCTCGCGGCCCTCGGGAAGGCCGGTGATCCGTCCCATCGCCATGTTGCGCGAGCTCGGCTCCATTCGTGGTGATCATCGTCCCGCAGCGGTAAGTTGCGCGCCATGAATCCGCGCCTCGTCACCGTCGACTGCGACTACGTCATGCCCGGCCTCGCGTGCGCGTACCTGCGCGTGCAGGGCGACGAGGCTGCGTTCATCGAGACGAACACCGCGCACGCCGCGCCGAAGCTGATGGACGCGCTGGCGCGCGAAGAGCTCGCGCCGGAGCAGGTGCGCTGGATCGTGGTCACGCACGTGCACCTCGATCACGCGGGCGGCACCTCGGCCCTCGCGAAGCTCTGCCCGAACGCGACCGTGCTCGCGCATCCGCGTGCGGCGAAGCACCTCGTCGATCCGGCGAAGCTCGTCGCGAGCGCGACGCAGGTGTACGGCGCCGACACGTTCGCGCAGCTCTACGGCACGATCGAGCCCATCGACGCATCGCGGGTGCGCGCGCTCGACGACGGCGCGACGTTCGAGCTCGGCGGCGCGACGCTGCAGGTGCTGCACACGCGCGGTCACGCGAACCACCACTTCGTCGTGCACGATCCCGCGCGCGGCACCGTGTACACCGGCGACACGTTCGGGCTCGTCTATCCGCACCTGCAGCGCGCCGGGCGCTTCGCGTTCCCGAGCACGAGCCCCACCGAGTTCGATGCCGCCGCGGCGCGAGAGAGCATCGATCGTGTGGTCGCGCTCGAGACGCGCACGGTTTGCCCGACGCACTTCGGCGAGGTCGATCGCGTCGGCGAGATCGCCGATCAGCTGCGGTGGTGGATCGACGTCTCGGAGCGCGCGATGCGCGACGTCGCGAGCCTCGACGACGGATCCCTCGAGCCCACGATCCGCGCGAAGCTCGAAGCCGCGATGGAGCAAGCGCTCGCGCGCCGGGGCCTCGTCGGGGACGAGAAGGATCGCCAGCTGCTCGCGTTCGATCTCGCGCTCAACGCGCAAGGCCTCGCGCACGTCGTGCGCAAGGCCCGCAGCGCCTGACGCGGGGCTCTAGCGATCGTCGCGCGTGCGTTCTCCGCGCTGCCTCCTTCGGTGTGAGATGCGAGCTGCGATCGTCATCGTCGCCAGCACCATGGCCGCGCACGAGAACAGGACCGTCGGCCCGTCCGTCGTGACCCAGTACCACCGGAACGCGTAGCCCGAGGCCAACAGGCTGGCGGCGCTCGCGAGCGAGATCATCGTCCAGGGATGGTCCTGCAGCGCCCTCCAGCGTGATGCAGTGTATCCAGTCGCGCTCCCCAACAGCGCGAATGCGGCGAGTGACTGCGCGAGCATCAGATCGTCGAACCGAGCGAAGTACGACAGCGGCGCGCCCAAGCTCGCGATCACTGCGCCGGCACCGAGCCACGTCCCGACCGACCGAGCGTCTCGCCCGGCCGCAGCCGCGTCGACCTCGCGTCCGACGAGCCACGCAGCAGCCGCGAGCGCCACCACCTGTCCGGTCGCGAGCAGCCAGTCTCCTCCACTCAGCGCACGCAGCGGGCGCGCGAGCGGCGAGTCGTATCGTGCGAGCCAGTGCCCTGTCGCGAGGAGGATTGCGGCGACCGCGATTCGACGACGATTCATCAGCGGCGACATGGCTCACCACTCGATCGAGAGCGTCGACCTGGGCGGGAGGGCACGGGGAAGTGGTGGTGCAGCTCCTTCCGCAGACCCTCCGAGACGTCGGCAATATGCAGCGTAGTCGGCCCGGCTCGCGTCATCGTGCATGTCGAGATATCGCCAGCGAGCACTCGGAAAATTCATCCACGTGGTGCGTGTGTCGATGAGGTTCGCAAGGCGCCGGTGATCGACTGTGGCATCCGACCAGCGACGCTTCTCCCGCGCGTGCTCCGCGAGCACACGACGCAGCGCCGGTGTGACGACGGCCGGGCGCCGCGCGACCTCGTCCCACTCCCACTCGATGGCTTCGTCTTGCAAGCTCTCCCACAGAGCCTGGGCGTGACGTTGATGATCTTCGCGCAATTGCTGATCGACCCACAGTGCGATCTCGGCCCCGATCACGACGGCCGTTCCACCCGCCCACGTGACGATGGCGAGTGGAGTCCCTCCCCCCGTCGCCGCGAGAAATCCCGATGCGAACACTGCAGTTGCGCCTGCGGCCTGCAGCGAGCGCATCGTGCCCGTGTAGTAGTCCTCGCGGACGAACGCATCGAACGCCTGATATCCCGAGTACCCGATCTCGGCAACGGCGAGCGCGTGACCGAGCCCCGTCACGAATCGCGCAGAGTCGTATCCCGCCAGTGAGGCCATCGCTTGAGTCAGGCCCAGTGTGTTCGTGGCCAGATCGTAGATCTGCTGGCCGCCCAGACTGCTGGGGTCCTGTTGATGGCGGGCGACGATGTCCGTGAGCGTGATCGCGCTGGCGATGGCGTCGAGCGCCGACGCGATCGCCGGAAAGGTGCGTCGATTCGCGTAGCGCACCTGCTCGACGCGCTGATGGAGGGCGCCAGGCCCTCCCCCGTAGAGCGTCTCCGGCACGTCCGCGCCGGAGACACGACTGTTGAACATCTGTTCCCACTGCGCGCTCGATCTGTCGTTCGCGAGATAGTTCGCGAAGTCGCGAAGCTCCTCGAGGCTCGGCTGGTGCGTGAAGTCGCCGCCGGTGACGATCGCGTGCTCCTCGAAGAGAAAGCGCGCGTGGTGGTACACGAAGAGCTGGTTCACGGACGCGTAGACCTTCAGCGACCGCTTCGCCCATCCCAGGACGTCATTGGCTAGCTCGGTGGGATCGGGGTCATCGACGAATCGCTCGTCGACGATCATCGGATCGTCCGACTCCGAAACAGCGCTCCAGCTCCCTCCGGGAGGGCGCAACATGTCGCGGCCGTAGCGTCGGTAGAAGTCGTCCGCCCTGTGGCTCTGCCGGACGAGCCACACCGCGAGATCGAGGAACGTGAGTGGACCGAGGAACTGAGGGAACGAGTACCAGTCTCTGTGCATCGTTCCACGGATGCTCGACTCGCCCTCCTGACCGAACACTTCGACGAGATAGCCGAACGTCGCGTCGGAGCTGCGTTCGTAGGCGGCCTGTAGATCTCGTTCGTTCTCGTCGAGTTGCCCGCTGAACGCGTGGATCAGTCGGAGCGCTTCACCGACGTAACGCCGCGCATCCGCGTCCTCCGTGCTCCCGCCCGCGTACTCGAACATCGTTCGCAACGATCCCAGTCGGAACCGATCACGCAGGAGGTTCGCCTGAGCGAGCCGGAACGAGCAGATGTGCTCGTATGCGTCGACCATGAACAGCCAGAGCTTGTGGAGGAGCAGGAAGCCCTCGAAGTGCGGGAGCGCGAGGCGCGGGCGCGGGGATCCCGGCTCGGTGCTCGGCTCGCTCGGTGGTCTCGTCATCCACGCGGGATCGGAGCGCGACGGTCGCGGCGGAGAGATCGTCCTGAGCACCGTTCCGTCGTCGGCGAGGACCTCGGTGACGTACGTACGTTCCGTGCTCCAGCTCGCACTACGTCGGAACCTGACCAGGTAAGTTCGGTTCCAATGAGACTCGCCGGTGCGTTCCAGCGTGCGTCCTTGCACGCGCGCGCTCCGAAGCTCGAACGGATGGAGATCCGTGTCCTGTCCCTCGGCCTTCAGGCAATACGGAAGCGCCCAGTCCATGCGAACGCGATAGGGCACGTCCTCCATCAGGTGGGCTGCACGCGCGAACGACGGTCGGATCGGCTGCGAGCCAGTCGTCGAGTAGTGGACCGGATGCATGCGCGACTCGTCGCGTCGGCCGCTCTGCGCGCCGGGATCTCCGTATTGCCAGAAGTTCGCGAGAGCCTTCATCAGCGCTTCAGGAGCGCGACTCGAAGCAGCCGAGAGCTCGATTCTCGGACTGAGTGATGCGAATGCTCCGTCCGTCACGTCGGCGGAAGAAGTCGCAAAGAGAAATCCATTTCGAGTCGTGCCGCGGAGGCGTCCGACCTGCTGTCCATCGTCGTGGCCGACCGGCTCGATGTGGAGCCAGCAGCTCGAGGCCACGTACCGATAGCCCGTGAAGAGGATCACGTCCGTATCGATGGTCCTCACGTTCTCTCCTCGTCTTCTTCGCTGTCCTGGGGAACGCCGCAGTGCGACAAGGGCAGCTCCGGCGCGCTCGTCGGGTCCTCCGCATCGCCGCAGATCGCAACGCCGTTCGTCCAGTCGAGCGACTCCGACGTACGTGGTCTCGTCCGCACGGGAAGCTCGATGCTCTGGAATACGAAATAGGCGTCCTCCTCCTCGTCCCTGGCGCTCTCCGGATCGATCTCGAGGCTGTAGGGCCGATGGGGCGTGATCCCGCGGAAGACCGCGCACAGGTAGCTGTCGTCGATCTCGGTCACGTGTGGGGACGAGGAGAGTCGGTACCTGCGGTCGTACGTCGCGCCGTCGTCGTCGCTCGTGAAGAGACGGATCGAGTCGTTGCGGCTTTGCGGGCGATCCGCGTCGATGTGGACCTCGACCGCGAACGCCGGAACGTCGATCACGAGCTCGTGGCGCATCCCCAGCGCGAGCTCGAGTGACGCCGCGTCGATCGCGACGTCGCGGCGGCGCCACGACGTGTCGCGATCGGCCTCTTTCTGCTCGGCAGGGATCGGCTCGTCCTCGACGACCCGACGGCAGTCCTGGAGGAGGTCCGTGAACCGCAGCTCGCATGTCCGCAGAGCGCCGTCGAGCCCGGGGAGATCCACCGTGCCCGCGGAGTCGGTCGACACGACGCGCTCCGCCCCGTCCGCCAGGGCCACCGTGATGCGGACGTCGGGAATCACCGTGCCGTACTGGTCCACGCAGCGCACCGCGAGGAACGACGTGGTCGGCTCGGGCGTGGCGGCCGCGGGCGATGCGGGCCGGGGCGGTATGTGCGCAGCACGTGCGATCGCCACGGCGCGGCGGTACAGCGCGATGCGCCCTGCGACCGGCCGGAGCTCGTCGAGGACAAGCCGTTCGACGTCTCCGTCGGACAGGTGTGTTGCGCTGCCGGGCGCTAGGCCCTCGATCACATCGCGGAGCGCTGCCCGTAGCTGTGGGGCGTGACGCGCGACGATGGCGTGTGCGTCGCGTGCCTCGACGACGACGTGTGCGGCCGAACGCGCCAGTGACGTGAGCGCGAACCGATCGCCGAGCACGTACTCGAAGGACCACGCT is a window encoding:
- a CDS encoding MBL fold metallo-hydrolase, with the translated sequence MNPRLVTVDCDYVMPGLACAYLRVQGDEAAFIETNTAHAAPKLMDALAREELAPEQVRWIVVTHVHLDHAGGTSALAKLCPNATVLAHPRAAKHLVDPAKLVASATQVYGADTFAQLYGTIEPIDASRVRALDDGATFELGGATLQVLHTRGHANHHFVVHDPARGTVYTGDTFGLVYPHLQRAGRFAFPSTSPTEFDAAAARESIDRVVALETRTVCPTHFGEVDRVGEIADQLRWWIDVSERAMRDVASLDDGSLEPTIRAKLEAAMEQALARRGLVGDEKDRQLLAFDLALNAQGLAHVVRKARSA